Part of the Methanorbis furvi genome is shown below.
AAGTTCTGTATGCGCTCAACGTCACGACAGGCGGCGACCGGATTGTTGAGGTTGGCGTGAACGCTGTGCGGGCAGGCGCAAACATGCTGATGGTGGATGTTTTGACCGCAGGATTTTCCGCGGTGCAGGCACTTGCCCGCGATCCGGCAATCACTGTTCCCATTCATGTTCACCGGACGATGCACGGCGCATTTACCCGCAATCCGTATCACGGGATTGCGATGCGGCCTATTGCAAAACTTGTCCGCATCTGCGGTGGTGACCAGCTGCATACAGGAACTGTCTCCGGCAAAATGGGCGGGTCGGTTGAAGAGGTGTTAAGCGACAACAAATCCCTGACCGAGCGGTTCGGCTTTGTGCGGCCGGTGTTTCCGGTGGCGTCGGGCGGTCTGCATCCCGGCAAAGTTCATGCAGAGCTTGCGACGCTTGGAACAGATATTGTTCTTCAGGCAGGCGGCGGCATTCACGGCCATCCTGACGGAACCCGCGCCGGAGCCTGTGCCATGCGCCAGGCAGTGGACGCGTTCCTTGCCGGAGCTTCTGCTGAGGAGTATGCGAAGACGCATACGGAACTTGCACAGGCCCTTGGTAAATGGGGCGCGAAATAATTTTACTTTTTTTTTGGAATTTTCAAAACGCGAATCGCATGCGATTCATGTTTCATATATCTATCCTGCCTCCTGCCTCTCAAAAAAATTTCATCACGCCAAACCAACACCACAAATCACGTGTTCGGGACGCAAATATCTTATAGAATAGGCGCAGAAAGACCTATTAATTAATTCACAAGGACTCATGCGCTCATGGATACAAGAATGAAATTTTTAGAACACGAACTTGCCGAACAGGAACGTGAAATGAATATCAAACACGAAGCAGGTGCAGATGCCGCAGCATCATCCGCAAAATCGGAAAATACCGAAGCACTTGAGCGAAAAGTTCGCGAACTCGAAGCAATGGTAAAAGGACTCACCGAAGAGATGCTGGACCTCAAATCCGTCACCCGCAAACTCACCATGCAGCTTGAAGAGATGCGTGGCGGCCAGTCCAGAGTTCACGCAGAATCGCGTTTCGGCCAGAAAAAACCCGAAGAACAGGCCACGGAAATCTCCCGCGGTGCTGCGGCAGCTCCCGCATCCTCACGAACTGCACCGGTCCGCGCCGCCCCCGGCCGTCGCCCGGCAGTCGCCGAAGAAGAACCTGCCCCGGCAGCCCGTGCAATGCCCCAGCGCCCTGGCCCGGCTGCAGCCCCCGTGCGCGCCGGTGCTGCAACCTCCCGCCACACCATCTCATCCCCGATCCCCGAACGCATGCCTGAACCCGAACCGGAAGTCCCGGTCGAGCAGCTCAAAGCAGGTCAGTTCGAGTACGTCATGCAGCCGGACGGCACCATTCAAAAACGCAAAAAGACGACCGACCACAGCGTCATCATCGCCGGAACCGGTTACAACCCAGGTCACGCCTCCCGATCTGCCGCTATTCGTCCTGACTCGGACGCAGTCATTGAAGCAGCCGAAGACGACGCCATAACCGACGACGCCAAAAACCGCCGCTAACATTGGAGTAACCAGTGCACATCGTTCAGGTTGACATCGATAACTTCAAATCTTTTTCCCGGAAAACCAAAATTCCTTTTTACGAAGGATTCA
Proteins encoded:
- a CDS encoding RuBisCO large subunit C-terminal-like domain-containing protein, encoding MNDLIATYYFRPKNGVTADFAAHAISEEQTTGTWTDLCTVNDETAYVHAYDGEVLEISPADGGFITKIRYPYEIFEPGNIPQYLSVIAGNLFGLGKLEAVRLLDIDIPAQLAAVETGPKYGIDGVRKIVGTETSRRPHVGTIIKPKVGLSPSDTAKVAYEAAIGGVDLIKDDETLTDQKFCPLMERLEVVMDALNDAEQETGRKVLYALNVTTGGDRIVEVGVNAVRAGANMLMVDVLTAGFSAVQALARDPAITVPIHVHRTMHGAFTRNPYHGIAMRPIAKLVRICGGDQLHTGTVSGKMGGSVEEVLSDNKSLTERFGFVRPVFPVASGGLHPGKVHAELATLGTDIVLQAGGGIHGHPDGTRAGACAMRQAVDAFLAGASAEEYAKTHTELAQALGKWGAK
- a CDS encoding DUF7518 family protein — its product is MNIKHEAGADAAASSAKSENTEALERKVRELEAMVKGLTEEMLDLKSVTRKLTMQLEEMRGGQSRVHAESRFGQKKPEEQATEISRGAAAAPASSRTAPVRAAPGRRPAVAEEEPAPAARAMPQRPGPAAAPVRAGAATSRHTISSPIPERMPEPEPEVPVEQLKAGQFEYVMQPDGTIQKRKKTTDHSVIIAGTGYNPGHASRSAAIRPDSDAVIEAAEDDAITDDAKNRR